The Desulfomicrobium orale DSM 12838 genome includes a window with the following:
- a CDS encoding cell division protein ZapA: protein MLGLDLSFAADAESARIRKAVDLLHRRYDTLEGQAGHISKERLLVYLALSLADDYLRDQERLQQLESTLQQLLSRIDEPEK from the coding sequence GTGCTGGGACTTGATTTGTCTTTCGCGGCCGACGCCGAGTCAGCAAGGATCCGGAAAGCTGTGGATTTGCTTCACCGCCGTTACGATACCCTTGAAGGACAGGCCGGACATATAAGCAAGGAACGGCTTTTGGTTTATCTGGCACTCAGTCTGGCCGATGATTATTTACGCGATCAGGAGAGGTTGCAGCAGCTTGAAAGCACTCTGCAGCAGCTCCTTTCGAGGATAGATGAGCCTGAAAAGTGA
- the glmU gene encoding bifunctional UDP-N-acetylglucosamine diphosphorylase/glucosamine-1-phosphate N-acetyltransferase GlmU yields the protein MKKEMGFLVLAAGKGTRMHSDKPKVLQEVLGKSILAYVLDILCASQCNNIPWVVVGHCAEEVMGRFAAVKVNFIHQQQQLGTGHAVSLAWPQIRESGVDFLCVVNGDTPYVPMKDVSALMELCAADNAALGFLTIHLENPKGYGRVVRDASGRVTEVVEEKDFRPGDHGGEIHEVNSGVYVFDVEKCSSFIEHLTCDNAQQEFYLTQMISLCSQAGLPVLARLNNDEGRLLGINSPAELVGYEDWLQKKIVNGLIASGVIVRNAASVVVGPDVHVEPGAEIIGPCEIYGNTTITRGTRVESHSWLRNAVLNACQVKSFSHIDGAELLPGASVGPFARLRPGTVVGQGARIGNFVEAKNAVLHAGAKAGHLSYLGDSEIGSGANIGAGTITCNYDGCRKHRTQIGERAFIGSNTALVAPVSVGSDALVGAGSVVTKDVPEGMLCVARGRQANIERKTGKSEK from the coding sequence CGGATGCATTCTGACAAACCCAAGGTCCTGCAGGAGGTGTTGGGTAAGTCTATATTGGCTTATGTGCTTGATATACTGTGTGCCTCGCAATGCAATAATATACCATGGGTCGTTGTCGGGCATTGTGCTGAAGAGGTCATGGGGCGCTTTGCGGCAGTAAAAGTGAATTTCATCCACCAGCAACAGCAATTGGGTACGGGTCATGCCGTCTCTTTAGCTTGGCCGCAGATACGGGAGAGCGGTGTCGATTTTCTGTGCGTGGTCAATGGCGATACGCCTTATGTCCCGATGAAGGATGTGAGCGCGCTAATGGAATTGTGTGCGGCAGATAACGCCGCTTTGGGTTTTCTGACAATTCATCTTGAAAATCCCAAGGGGTATGGGCGGGTGGTGCGTGATGCTTCTGGACGGGTGACAGAGGTGGTGGAGGAGAAGGATTTTCGTCCTGGAGATCACGGCGGCGAGATTCATGAAGTGAACTCCGGCGTCTATGTTTTCGACGTGGAAAAATGCTCTTCTTTTATTGAACACCTGACTTGCGACAATGCGCAGCAGGAATTTTATCTGACCCAGATGATCAGCCTGTGCTCACAGGCCGGTCTGCCTGTGCTGGCCCGATTGAATAATGATGAAGGACGGCTTTTGGGGATCAATTCTCCTGCGGAGCTCGTGGGGTATGAAGACTGGTTGCAGAAAAAAATTGTCAATGGGTTGATCGCGAGCGGAGTCATTGTCAGAAATGCGGCTTCTGTGGTGGTTGGCCCAGATGTGCATGTGGAGCCGGGTGCCGAAATAATCGGACCATGCGAAATCTATGGTAATACCACGATCACGAGAGGTACGCGGGTAGAGTCTCATTCCTGGCTCAGGAACGCCGTTTTGAATGCTTGCCAAGTAAAATCCTTCTCCCATATTGACGGTGCAGAACTCCTGCCAGGCGCGAGCGTCGGCCCTTTTGCCCGCCTGCGGCCGGGAACGGTAGTGGGGCAGGGTGCGCGGATAGGCAATTTCGTGGAAGCCAAGAACGCGGTTTTGCATGCAGGCGCCAAGGCCGGACATCTGAGCTATCTGGGGGATAGTGAAATAGGTTCCGGAGCGAATATCGGCGCAGGTACCATCACCTGCAATTATGATGGGTGCCGCAAGCATCGAACCCAGATCGGTGAGAGGGCGTTCATCGGCAGCAATACCGCGCTGGTAGCGCCGGTTTCAGTGGGCTCTGACGCCTTGGTTGGTGCCGGCTCCGTCGTCACAAAAGATGTCCCGGAGGGAATGCTGTGCGTGGCTCGGGGACGTCAAGCAAATATCGAGCGAAAAACGGGAAAATCGGAGAAATGA